The following proteins are co-located in the Chlorogloeopsis sp. ULAP01 genome:
- the asnB gene encoding asparagine synthase (glutamine-hydrolyzing), with protein MCGIAGILTTAPYQDRLDSSIKLMQTALQHRGPDDKGVYIAPNRQASFAHTRLSILDLTPAGHQPMSTQDNRYWITFNGEIYNFQYLRSQLETQGEQFNSRSDTEVILKLYQRMGADCVKKLRGMFAFAIWDNQKNTCFIARDPLGIKPLYYWRSGSTLVFASEIRAVVAFGLPSICLSPEGLYGYLTTGSVPEPYTLIEGINCLEAGHYIYWQAGKISKHQYWQIKFAAETISLPEATEKVVQALTDSIEHHFVSDVPVGIFLSGGIDSASIVALSRQTQKGKLRTYSIAFEENEWSEGEVAQKVADLFNTEHTEYKITASLGRNLLPQFLLSIDQPSIDGFNTFCVSHLAHQDETKVVLSGLGGDELFGGYKTFQQVPKMVSWGQKFQKIKFITSILGKELAFWGGSPQLKRLGDFLQQKPTTAAAYSSYRGIFSHSEAIKILQYYLKDSLAYSSIPPVDHKSNVFQNIGLPTNLPSLEDEVSWLELSCYMRNQLLRDSDVMSMAWGLELRVPFVDQVLLETIAAIPSNIRLAPKKQLLIQSIPELPNWLVNLPKRGFLFPFQKWIDKEWKAYFPIHKLDKKINLQLWYRHWSLAILDHWWEQINQ; from the coding sequence ATGTGTGGGATCGCAGGAATTTTAACAACAGCGCCTTACCAAGATCGCTTGGATTCCTCAATCAAATTAATGCAAACTGCTTTGCAGCATAGAGGCCCAGATGATAAAGGAGTTTATATTGCTCCCAATCGTCAAGCTTCTTTTGCTCATACTCGTTTGTCCATCTTAGACTTAACTCCTGCTGGACATCAACCTATGTCTACGCAGGATAATAGATACTGGATTACCTTCAATGGGGAAATTTACAACTTTCAGTACTTGCGATCGCAACTAGAGACTCAAGGTGAACAATTTAATTCTCGCAGTGATACTGAAGTTATTCTCAAGCTCTATCAGCGTATGGGAGCAGATTGTGTCAAAAAATTGCGAGGGATGTTTGCCTTTGCGATTTGGGACAATCAAAAAAATACCTGCTTTATTGCTCGCGATCCTTTGGGAATCAAACCACTATATTATTGGCGCTCTGGCTCAACTTTAGTATTTGCCTCAGAAATTAGAGCTGTTGTTGCTTTTGGACTACCTAGCATTTGCTTAAGTCCAGAAGGTTTATACGGCTATCTTACAACTGGAAGTGTGCCAGAGCCTTATACTTTGATAGAAGGAATTAACTGCTTAGAAGCTGGTCATTATATATATTGGCAAGCAGGCAAAATCTCCAAACACCAGTATTGGCAGATTAAATTTGCTGCGGAAACAATTTCTTTGCCAGAAGCAACAGAAAAAGTCGTTCAGGCTCTCACTGACTCAATCGAACATCACTTTGTCAGTGATGTACCTGTAGGTATATTTCTCAGTGGTGGTATTGATTCTGCTTCCATAGTTGCCTTATCACGTCAAACTCAAAAAGGTAAGTTACGAACTTATTCAATAGCTTTTGAAGAAAACGAATGGAGTGAAGGAGAAGTTGCCCAAAAAGTTGCTGATTTATTTAATACAGAACATACAGAATACAAAATTACAGCATCTTTGGGACGAAATTTATTACCTCAATTTTTATTAAGTATTGATCAACCCAGTATTGACGGTTTCAATACTTTTTGTGTCTCTCATCTAGCGCACCAAGATGAGACAAAAGTAGTCTTATCTGGATTAGGAGGAGATGAACTATTCGGTGGCTATAAAACATTCCAACAAGTACCAAAAATGGTTAGTTGGGGTCAGAAATTCCAGAAAATTAAATTTATTACTAGCATCTTAGGTAAGGAATTAGCATTTTGGGGAGGCTCGCCACAATTAAAACGTTTAGGAGACTTTTTACAACAAAAACCAACAACGGCAGCAGCTTATAGTAGTTATAGAGGAATTTTCTCTCATAGCGAAGCTATTAAAATTCTTCAATATTACTTAAAAGATTCTTTAGCTTACTCCTCAATTCCTCCTGTAGATCATAAAAGCAATGTTTTCCAGAATATAGGCCTACCGACAAATCTTCCTTCTTTAGAAGATGAAGTAAGCTGGTTAGAACTCAGCTGTTATATGCGTAACCAGTTATTGCGAGATAGTGATGTTATGAGTATGGCGTGGGGATTAGAATTAAGAGTTCCTTTTGTTGATCAAGTTTTGTTAGAAACAATCGCTGCTATTCCTAGCAATATACGCCTAGCACCAAAGAAACAGTTGTTAATTCAATCAATTCCTGAGTTACCAAATTGGTTAGTAAATCTTCCCAAGCGAGGATTCCTTTTTCCTTTTCAAAAATGGATAGACAAAGAATGGAAAGCTTATTTTCCGATTCATAAATTAGATAAAAAAATTAATCTTCAACTCTGGTACCGTCATTGGAGTTTGGCAATTCTAGATCACTGGTGGGAGCAAATTAATCAATAA
- a CDS encoding glycosyltransferase — protein sequence MKRFHVWFPNIFEFKGGIQVYSAFLLQALQSLYPNFEYDVFLKHDTRCLSNVFFLKKTRFHFAGKWDIKLRTLAFATQLFKFGLWQSPNLIISTHLNFTVIAYLLKYLKGIPYWTVAHGIEAWNITNPALQNALHHADRIFAVSSYTRDRLLEEQSLNPDKISLLPVTFDANRFEIAPKPKNLLERYKLAPEQPVILTVARLACSDRYKGYDQVIRALPQIRQQIPNIHYLLVGKGEDRPRIEQLVQSLNLQEHVTLAGFIPDEELVAHYNLCDVFAMPSKREGFGIVYLEALACGKPALGGNQDGAIDALCQGELGALVDPDDVNAIAQTLIHILQGTYPNPLIYQPEVLRQKVIEQFGFEHFRQTIGNYLEEYFNSI from the coding sequence TTGAAGCGTTTCCACGTATGGTTCCCTAATATTTTTGAGTTTAAGGGTGGGATACAAGTTTACTCAGCTTTTTTATTGCAAGCATTACAAAGCTTGTATCCTAATTTTGAATATGATGTTTTTTTAAAACACGATACTCGCTGCTTGTCAAACGTTTTTTTTCTAAAGAAAACACGATTTCACTTTGCAGGGAAGTGGGATATAAAGTTAAGGACACTTGCCTTTGCTACTCAACTTTTCAAATTTGGTCTTTGGCAATCCCCAAATCTGATTATTAGTACCCATCTAAATTTTACGGTGATTGCATATTTGTTAAAGTACTTAAAAGGTATACCTTACTGGACTGTAGCTCACGGCATAGAAGCTTGGAACATCACAAACCCTGCCCTACAAAATGCCCTTCACCATGCCGATCGCATCTTTGCAGTGAGTAGTTACACACGCGATCGCCTCCTCGAAGAACAAAGTCTCAATCCCGACAAAATTTCACTGTTACCTGTCACCTTCGATGCGAATCGATTTGAAATTGCTCCTAAACCAAAAAACTTACTAGAACGGTACAAATTAGCTCCAGAGCAGCCAGTAATCTTGACTGTAGCTCGACTCGCTTGTAGCGATCGCTATAAAGGCTACGATCAAGTGATTCGGGCATTACCGCAAATTCGACAACAAATCCCCAATATTCATTATCTTTTAGTTGGTAAAGGTGAAGACCGTCCTCGGATTGAGCAACTGGTGCAAAGTCTTAATTTGCAAGAACACGTAACGCTTGCAGGATTTATTCCAGATGAAGAACTCGTTGCTCACTATAACTTGTGTGACGTGTTTGCTATGCCCAGTAAACGAGAAGGTTTTGGAATTGTCTATCTTGAAGCCTTAGCCTGCGGTAAACCCGCCCTTGGTGGAAATCAAGATGGGGCAATTGATGCGCTTTGCCAGGGTGAATTAGGAGCATTGGTAGATCCTGATGATGTAAATGCGATCGCCCAAACCTTGATTCATATACTACAGGGTACTTATCCAAATCCTTTAATCTATCAACCAGAGGTGCTGCGACAGAAAGTGATTGAGCAATTTGGATTTGAACACTTTCGACAAACTATAGGTAATTATTTAGAAGAGTACTTCAATTCTATTTAA
- a CDS encoding glycosyltransferase, whose amino-acid sequence MSKKSIGMLIYANPDYYPPTVNAIHLLSKHFDIILIGRNQDPCTHEYPPNVKVYRLGKYTTLRERAQLSARAKLWEYINFIIKASQLLKDVSLIYAYDTFGYTVAYVCRAFLPQAVPIIYHSHEISEQLASLSSLSGWVDRAERKWIDKAVLNVFPDKDRAEFVQKRTNLQKKPLIVPNFPLKSFFEPPKDWSSLIKKRWEDITFFYRGSISDTSAMQEIVTAASLLNKSINIKFVGFLTTSNAEKLRKWVEHLKMSTHFSYLGTLPYKDLQAPTLLATVGFGLYKNTSFDRVACASACNKIYEYAACGVPTIVSDFPTYREYLANETWVRFADPDNPQSIVCAVDDILSDFEKYQAMCLAARKAFEEKYNYESAFSPLLSTIKELVQDPR is encoded by the coding sequence ATGAGTAAAAAAAGTATCGGGATGCTTATTTATGCAAACCCTGATTACTATCCTCCAACAGTCAATGCGATTCATTTATTATCAAAACATTTTGATATTATTTTAATTGGTCGCAATCAAGATCCTTGCACTCATGAATATCCTCCTAATGTCAAAGTATATAGACTAGGAAAATACACTACGCTAAGAGAACGAGCGCAACTATCTGCTAGAGCAAAGCTTTGGGAGTATATAAACTTTATTATTAAAGCATCTCAACTTTTAAAAGATGTGTCTCTCATTTATGCATATGATACCTTTGGCTACACAGTGGCTTATGTTTGCCGAGCATTTTTACCTCAAGCAGTCCCTATAATTTACCACAGTCATGAAATTAGCGAGCAGCTAGCTTCTCTATCTTCTTTATCAGGATGGGTTGACAGAGCAGAGCGAAAGTGGATAGATAAAGCTGTACTTAACGTATTTCCTGATAAAGATAGAGCCGAGTTTGTTCAGAAAAGAACAAATTTACAAAAAAAGCCATTAATAGTTCCTAATTTTCCTTTAAAATCTTTTTTTGAACCGCCAAAAGACTGGTCTTCATTAATAAAAAAACGTTGGGAAGACATTACATTTTTTTACAGAGGTTCAATTTCCGATACCAGCGCTATGCAAGAAATTGTAACTGCGGCTTCCCTTTTAAATAAGAGTATCAATATTAAATTTGTAGGATTTCTGACTACATCTAATGCTGAAAAGCTGAGAAAGTGGGTAGAACATCTTAAGATGTCAACCCATTTTTCCTATTTAGGAACCCTACCTTATAAAGATTTACAAGCTCCCACATTATTAGCAACTGTAGGCTTTGGTCTCTATAAAAACACCAGCTTTGATCGAGTAGCTTGTGCAAGTGCTTGTAATAAGATATATGAATATGCTGCTTGTGGTGTACCTACAATTGTTAGTGATTTTCCAACTTATCGGGAATATCTTGCTAACGAGACTTGGGTGCGTTTTGCCGATCCTGACAATCCTCAGTCGATTGTCTGTGCTGTGGATGATATTTTAAGTGATTTTGAAAAATACCAGGCTATGTGTTTAGCAGCTAGAAAAGCTTTTGAAGAAAAGTATAATTATGAGTCTGCCTTTTCACCTTTGCTTTCAACTATAAAAGAACTTGTTCAAGATCCAAGATAA
- a CDS encoding FkbM family methyltransferase, which translates to MFDTPLVTTARSIKAFLQRLGADSLIKFGRNFYYSVFLKDTGHNFIRKRINGGIYKLVPSLALSADEYEPHLMAWLKEYLSSGDTFWDIGANWGFISLPAARIVGTTGRVVAVEPSPANLAWLKRHIVLNQCENIVTVIKAAVCEVNGGLVSLNLLNDGNSPSNSLMFSGSTNEQSPSVSQQIEVPAISLDSLLTKQERSPKLVKIDVEGAELKVLKGATRLLSSDKPPIIILAVHPFWQATPEDSQEIVRILKNAGYKILNRQSCCVETLEYDEYVCLPPCL; encoded by the coding sequence ATGTTTGATACACCACTTGTCACCACAGCTCGCTCTATTAAAGCTTTTTTGCAAAGATTAGGCGCTGATAGTTTAATTAAGTTTGGTCGTAATTTTTACTACTCTGTATTTTTAAAGGATACAGGCCATAATTTTATCCGTAAGCGTATCAATGGAGGAATTTATAAATTAGTTCCAAGTTTAGCCTTATCTGCGGATGAATACGAGCCTCATCTCATGGCTTGGTTGAAAGAATACTTGAGTTCAGGGGATACTTTTTGGGATATTGGAGCTAATTGGGGTTTTATTTCACTACCAGCAGCTCGAATAGTTGGCACAACTGGGCGAGTAGTTGCAGTTGAACCAAGTCCAGCAAATCTTGCTTGGTTAAAACGACATATTGTTTTGAACCAGTGTGAAAATATTGTGACTGTAATTAAGGCAGCTGTCTGCGAAGTCAATGGCGGCTTAGTAAGTTTGAACCTACTTAATGATGGCAACTCTCCTAGCAACTCTCTAATGTTTTCTGGTTCTACGAATGAGCAATCTCCTTCAGTAAGTCAGCAAATTGAGGTACCAGCGATTAGTTTAGACAGTCTGTTAACTAAACAAGAGCGATCGCCTAAGTTAGTCAAAATAGATGTTGAAGGAGCTGAACTCAAGGTACTCAAAGGAGCAACTCGGCTCCTCAGCAGTGACAAACCTCCTATTATAATTTTGGCTGTCCATCCTTTTTGGCAGGCTACGCCGGAAGATAGTCAAGAAATTGTCCGCATTTTAAAGAATGCGGGTTATAAAATTCTTAACCGTCAAAGCTGTTGTGTAGAAACATTAGAGTATGACGAATATGTTTGCTTACCTCCTTGCTTATAA
- a CDS encoding glycosyltransferase, translated as MNKVLIVGQALELGRTEEVYGRGFSALGCKVQHFTWKEAAPSLVSRSLPDRVAWRLAWKLLAKSANQKLVEIANQFKPDLTLVISPLLFHPDSILALKQHGLVFVFFTDNPVDAHHTHSNSWVQRGFPLWDAAFIWSQELVERLVENGVKRAFFHPFCSDVEYHFPKRQANPIYDVAFIGNWDASRKREQYLKAIADYRLGLWGSSYWNTHCKEPTLKNLCQGMCSYQEIPEILGSAKMGLNILRPQNEEGHNIRTYEIPATGTLMLSERSRELMNLFAEDKEAVYFSSPNELRQKVEYLLQNHALIESIAQAGYKKALEDTIINRVKEILTIHETINQSHSNQYINVG; from the coding sequence ATGAACAAAGTTTTGATTGTTGGACAAGCCTTAGAATTAGGGCGTACCGAAGAAGTTTACGGACGAGGATTTTCGGCATTGGGCTGTAAGGTGCAACATTTTACCTGGAAAGAAGCTGCACCCAGTTTAGTTTCACGTTCATTGCCCGATAGAGTAGCTTGGCGGTTAGCGTGGAAACTGCTGGCAAAGTCAGCAAATCAGAAGTTAGTGGAGATAGCAAATCAGTTTAAGCCTGATTTGACTTTGGTGATTTCTCCTCTTTTGTTTCATCCTGACAGCATTTTGGCTCTGAAACAACATGGTCTAGTCTTTGTCTTTTTTACTGATAATCCTGTAGATGCTCATCATACCCATAGCAATTCCTGGGTTCAACGAGGATTTCCCTTGTGGGATGCAGCTTTTATTTGGAGCCAAGAATTAGTTGAACGTCTTGTGGAAAATGGTGTCAAAAGAGCTTTCTTTCATCCCTTTTGTAGTGATGTTGAATATCATTTTCCCAAACGACAAGCTAACCCAATATACGATGTAGCATTTATCGGCAACTGGGATGCTAGCCGCAAACGAGAGCAGTATTTGAAGGCGATCGCTGATTATCGATTAGGACTTTGGGGATCAAGTTACTGGAATACTCATTGCAAAGAGCCGACATTAAAAAATTTGTGTCAAGGAATGTGCAGTTATCAAGAAATTCCTGAAATTTTAGGCTCTGCCAAAATGGGACTCAATATTCTGCGTCCTCAAAACGAAGAAGGACATAACATTAGAACGTATGAAATTCCTGCAACAGGGACACTCATGCTCAGTGAGCGGAGTAGAGAGTTAATGAATTTATTTGCAGAAGACAAAGAAGCTGTGTATTTTTCTAGTCCCAATGAATTAAGACAAAAAGTAGAGTACCTATTACAAAATCATGCATTAATTGAATCTATTGCTCAGGCAGGTTACAAAAAAGCTTTAGAGGACACAATTATTAATAGAGTCAAAGAGATTTTGACTATTCATGAAACAATTAATCAGTCTCATTCCAACCAATATATTAATGTTGGTTAA
- a CDS encoding glycosyltransferase family 4 protein produces the protein MLSLAYFVSHPIQYQAPLLRLIAADPEIDLKVFFYSDFSLKAYKDAGFGRLIEWDVPLTEGYNYHFLDCWGSKQRQSWLRQPIAKDIVNQLQKEKFDAVWVHGWSWFCSIQAILAANQLGIPVLLRGESNGISEATDFVKKRAKNVFIDWLFEKITGFLYIGTYNRQFYKSYGVEEKRLFCVPYAVDNDYFQKQALIAHANREELRRSLGLDPTRPIILYAAKLIEVKRPQDLLSAYRLLSGDGVQEPEPYLLFVGDGVLRPTLEAQAQETGWQSIRFLGFRNQSEMPAMYDLCDVFVLPSSFEPWGLAINEVMNAGKAVVVTDRVGCAPDLVIKGQNGQIYPVGDVAALAAAIRWAIANSASAGDISLKQIQKWSYQEDLQGLKQALNYCR, from the coding sequence ATGCTAAGTTTAGCCTACTTTGTCTCTCACCCAATTCAGTATCAGGCTCCTTTATTGCGACTCATTGCTGCCGATCCAGAAATTGACCTAAAAGTTTTTTTCTACAGTGATTTTTCTCTGAAGGCTTATAAGGATGCAGGATTTGGACGATTAATTGAATGGGATGTACCACTAACGGAAGGTTACAATTACCATTTTTTAGACTGTTGGGGTAGTAAGCAGCGACAAAGTTGGTTACGACAACCAATTGCAAAAGATATTGTTAACCAATTACAAAAAGAGAAGTTTGATGCTGTTTGGGTGCACGGATGGTCTTGGTTTTGTAGTATTCAAGCTATCTTAGCAGCAAATCAGTTGGGCATTCCAGTTTTGCTGAGGGGAGAGTCTAACGGCATCAGTGAAGCAACTGATTTTGTGAAGAAAAGGGCAAAAAATGTTTTTATTGATTGGCTTTTTGAAAAAATTACTGGTTTTTTGTACATAGGTACTTACAACCGTCAATTTTACAAAAGCTATGGAGTTGAAGAAAAACGCCTATTTTGTGTCCCCTATGCCGTTGACAATGATTACTTCCAAAAGCAAGCATTAATAGCTCACGCTAATCGTGAGGAACTACGGCGATCGCTCGGTTTAGATCCGACTAGGCCGATAATTCTCTATGCTGCCAAGCTAATTGAGGTCAAACGTCCTCAGGATTTGCTCTCAGCTTACAGGTTACTTTCAGGTGATGGTGTCCAAGAACCAGAGCCTTACCTACTATTTGTGGGAGATGGAGTGTTGCGCCCAACTCTAGAAGCTCAAGCCCAGGAAACAGGCTGGCAGTCGATTCGCTTTTTAGGTTTTCGGAATCAGTCCGAAATGCCTGCTATGTATGATTTGTGTGATGTATTTGTCTTACCCTCTAGTTTTGAACCTTGGGGGTTGGCTATTAATGAAGTAATGAATGCTGGTAAAGCAGTAGTTGTTACTGATCGGGTGGGTTGCGCCCCTGACTTGGTGATCAAGGGGCAAAATGGGCAGATTTATCCTGTAGGAGATGTTGCAGCTTTAGCAGCAGCAATTCGTTGGGCGATCGCCAATAGTGCTTCAGCAGGAGATATAAGCCTTAAACAGATTCAAAAGTGGAGCTATCAGGAAGATTTACAAGGACTCAAACAAGCTTTAAATTATTGCAGGTGA
- a CDS encoding glycosyltransferase family 1 protein produces the protein MRSLFYRGRSFFMSATVSTPSSAVSTTSMMNLKHIVLTNTNLSGFEYGVLRDFENEIVRITGGHKVVMPKRKFPRFIDKRIGHGTRYGKLREFIPRVEHNLEADVLWVILMGPENFLLDLFKNWDQNVGVKILYIFDTFERQLPSIRRVLASTNWDLAITSFHGAVPFLEEKTQRKWHAVAQGVKLDRFQPVTKEEKLISFSAYGRRLEKVHHSVKEYCLQTGNYYEYTTATSMQPQLDSQDVYRQYAWHLAHSFFTFSWPVELTNPKRVLTFSPMTCRWFEAAASGTVILGQPPKDPIFEKIFGSDFVIPIDHTISQDDLKTIWDNLWENRYSYFQSALIAREKLIPQLSWESRVKEILKLINLS, from the coding sequence ATGCGATCGCTTTTTTATAGAGGGCGATCGTTTTTTATGTCTGCCACTGTATCAACGCCGAGCAGTGCTGTTTCAACAACAAGCATGATGAACTTAAAACATATTGTACTTACTAACACGAATCTGAGCGGTTTTGAATACGGAGTGCTTAGAGATTTTGAAAATGAGATAGTTCGCATCACAGGTGGGCATAAAGTAGTGATGCCAAAGCGAAAATTTCCAAGATTTATTGATAAACGTATTGGACATGGCACTCGATATGGTAAGTTGCGAGAGTTTATTCCCAGAGTGGAACATAACCTAGAAGCTGACGTACTTTGGGTTATACTCATGGGGCCAGAGAACTTTCTGCTTGATCTCTTCAAAAATTGGGATCAAAATGTAGGAGTTAAAATTCTTTATATATTCGATACTTTTGAAAGACAACTTCCTTCTATTCGTCGGGTTTTAGCATCTACAAATTGGGATCTTGCTATTACTTCATTTCATGGAGCAGTACCATTTTTAGAGGAGAAAACGCAGAGAAAGTGGCACGCTGTAGCTCAAGGTGTAAAGCTTGATAGATTTCAACCAGTTACTAAGGAAGAAAAATTAATTAGTTTTTCTGCTTATGGTCGTCGTTTAGAGAAAGTTCATCACAGTGTTAAAGAGTATTGTTTGCAAACAGGCAATTATTACGAATATACAACAGCTACAAGTATGCAGCCGCAGTTAGATTCTCAGGATGTCTACAGACAATACGCATGGCATCTTGCCCACAGTTTTTTTACCTTCTCCTGGCCTGTAGAATTAACTAATCCCAAAAGGGTTCTAACATTTAGTCCCATGACTTGTAGATGGTTTGAAGCTGCTGCTAGTGGCACAGTTATTCTTGGTCAACCTCCTAAAGACCCTATCTTTGAAAAGATATTTGGTTCTGATTTTGTTATTCCTATTGACCATACAATTAGTCAAGATGATTTGAAAACAATTTGGGATAATCTTTGGGAAAACCGATACTCATATTTTCAATCTGCTTTAATAGCTAGAGAAAAATTAATCCCTCAATTGAGTTGGGAAAGTCGAGTCAAGGAAATTTTAAAGTTAATCAACTTGAGTTGA
- a CDS encoding Uma2 family endonuclease, with amino-acid sequence MTFAANLAKSLPLLENGDRLTRNEFERRYHAMPDLKKAELIEGVVYVPSPLRYYRHGRPHAHIMAWLGLYSSATPGVEFADNATVRLDLDNEPQPDALLRIEEACGGRSRISEDDYVEGAPELIVEIASSSASYDLHDKLKVYRRNGVQEYIVWQMAEQKLDWFNLQKGEYIPLQPNESGLICSRVFPGLDLTVAALLAGDLATVLAQVQKSMTTKVHQAFVELLKQRRLGNPPLFEG; translated from the coding sequence ATGACTTTTGCAGCCAATTTGGCAAAATCGTTGCCACTGCTAGAAAATGGCGATCGCCTGACGCGCAATGAATTTGAACGCCGTTACCACGCCATGCCTGATCTTAAAAAAGCTGAACTGATTGAGGGAGTTGTCTACGTGCCATCGCCACTTAGATATTACAGACATGGCAGACCCCACGCACACATTATGGCTTGGTTAGGACTGTATAGTAGTGCTACTCCTGGAGTTGAGTTTGCTGATAATGCAACTGTGCGATTGGATTTGGACAATGAACCACAACCCGATGCCTTATTACGAATTGAAGAAGCTTGTGGAGGGCGATCGCGCATTAGTGAAGATGACTATGTTGAAGGTGCGCCAGAACTGATAGTAGAAATTGCTTCTAGTAGCGCTTCCTATGATTTGCACGACAAATTAAAAGTTTATCGCCGCAATGGTGTACAAGAATACATTGTTTGGCAAATGGCTGAACAGAAATTAGACTGGTTCAATTTGCAAAAAGGTGAGTATATTCCCTTACAGCCTAATGAGTCTGGTTTGATTTGCAGTCGTGTATTTCCTGGACTTGATTTGACTGTTGCGGCTTTGTTAGCTGGAGATTTGGCAACAGTGTTAGCACAAGTGCAAAAGAGTATGACTACAAAAGTTCATCAAGCGTTTGTTGAGCTACTTAAACAACGCCGATTGGGTAACCCACCACTATTCGAGGGTTGA
- a CDS encoding Uma2 family endonuclease: MYQTNPPRPPKEYLPTMYDLPSEDPEEPGLPDEFHDLQPQLLRETFCPPDYPPDQIFVATDLNLYYDVHHPQWYKRPDWFAVLGVSRLYEQRDLRLSYVIWQEGIAPSVVVELLSPGIEKEDLGQTLREVSQPPPKWEVYERILRIPYYIVFDRYTNRLRIFQNIAGRYQELNLIESPIVLPELELSLGLWQGYYQGIERLWLRWYSVAGDWIPTPAELAEQESQQKQLAQQQIEQERQRTEQERQRAEQEHLRAEQERQRAEQLAARLRALGIDPDLP, from the coding sequence ATGTATCAAACAAATCCTCCTCGCCCTCCCAAAGAATACCTACCAACTATGTATGATCTTCCGAGTGAAGATCCTGAAGAACCTGGCTTGCCTGACGAATTTCACGATTTACAACCCCAACTCCTGCGCGAAACTTTCTGCCCACCCGATTATCCACCGGATCAGATATTTGTCGCCACTGACTTAAATCTTTATTACGATGTTCATCACCCCCAATGGTACAAACGTCCCGACTGGTTCGCCGTTTTGGGTGTTTCGCGTTTATATGAGCAAAGAGATTTACGTTTGAGTTACGTAATTTGGCAAGAAGGAATTGCCCCTTCGGTAGTAGTGGAATTGCTCTCTCCAGGAATTGAAAAGGAGGATTTAGGACAAACTCTGCGAGAGGTGAGCCAACCTCCTCCAAAATGGGAAGTTTATGAACGAATTCTGCGTATTCCTTATTACATCGTTTTTGATCGCTATACGAACCGATTACGTATCTTTCAGAATATTGCCGGACGCTATCAGGAGTTAAATTTAATTGAATCACCAATTGTGCTACCTGAATTAGAGCTAAGTTTGGGACTTTGGCAGGGTTATTACCAGGGTATTGAGCGGTTATGGTTACGTTGGTACTCAGTTGCAGGCGATTGGATACCTACTCCAGCAGAACTAGCTGAACAAGAAAGTCAACAAAAACAACTGGCTCAACAGCAAATAGAACAAGAACGCCAACGAACTGAACAGGAGCGCCAACGGGCTGAACAAGAACATCTACGAGCCGAACAGGAGCGTCAACGGGCTGAACAATTGGCAGCACGACTGCGAGCTTTGGGCATCGATCCCGATTTACCGTGA